The following coding sequences lie in one Arabidopsis thaliana chromosome 3, partial sequence genomic window:
- the TOC75-III gene encoding translocon at the outer envelope membrane of chloroplasts 75-III (translocon at the outer envelope membrane of chloroplasts 75-III (TOC75-III); FUNCTIONS IN: P-P-bond-hydrolysis-driven protein transmembrane transporter activity; INVOLVED IN: protein targeting to chloroplast, chloroplast organization, embryonic morphogenesis; LOCATED IN: in 6 components; EXPRESSED IN: 26 plant structures; EXPRESSED DURING: 16 growth stages; CONTAINS InterPro DOMAIN/s: Bacterial surface antigen (D15) (InterPro:IPR000184), Chloroplast envelope protein translocase, IAP75 (InterPro:IPR005689), Surface antigen variable number (InterPro:IPR010827); BEST Arabidopsis thaliana protein match is: Outer membrane OMP85 family protein (TAIR:AT4G09080.1); Has 4030 Blast hits to 1859 proteins in 343 species: Archae - 0; Bacteria - 806; Metazoa - 1937; Fungi - 82; Plants - 633; Viruses - 22; Other Eukaryotes - 550 (source: NCBI BLink).) — MAAFSVNGQLIPTATSSTASTSLSSRRKFLSPSSSRLPRISTQSPRVPSIKCSKSLPNRDTETSSKDSLLKNLAKPLAVASVSSAASFFLFRISNLPSVLTGGGGGGDGNFGGFGGGGGGGDGNDGGFWGKLFSPSPAVADEEQSPDWDSHGLPANIVVQLNKLSGFKKYKVSDIMFFDRRRQTTIGTEDSFFEMVSIRPGGVYTKAQLQKELETLATCGMFEKVDLEGKTKPDGTLGVTISFAESTWQSADRFRCINVGLMVQSKPIEMDSDMTDKEKLEYYRSLEKDYKRRIDRARPCLLPAPVYGEVMQMLRDQGKVSARLLQRIRDRVQKWYHDEGYACAQVVNFGNLNTKEVVCEVVEGDITQLVIQFQDKLGNVVEGNTQVPVVRRELPKQLRQGYVFNIEAGKKALSNINSLGLFSNIEVNPRPDEKNEGGIIVEIKLKELEQKSAEVSTEWSIVPGRGGAPTLASFQPGGSVTFEHRNLQGLNRSLMGSVTTSNFLNPQDDLSFKLEYVHPYLDGVYNPRNRTFKTSCFNSRKLSPVFTGGPGVEEVPPIWVDRAGVKANITENFTRQSKFTYGLVMEEITTRDESSHIAANGQRLLPSGGISADGPPTTLSGTGVDRMAFLQANITRDNTKFVNGAVVGQRTVFQVDQGLGIGSKFPFFNRHQLTMTKFIQLREVEQGAGKSPPPVLVLHGHYGGCVGDLPSYDAFVLGGPYSVRGYNMGELGAARNIAEVGAEIRIPVKNTHVYAFVEHGNDLGSSKDVKGNPTAVYRRTGQGSSYGAGVKLGLVRAEYAVDHNNGTGALFFRFGERY, encoded by the exons ATGGCCGCCTTCTCCGTCAACGGGCAGCTTATCCCGACGGCAACAAGCTCCACTGCTTccacctctctctcttcccgTCGGAAATTTCTCTCTCCTTCCTCGTCTCGTCTCCCTCGCATCTCCACTCAATCTCCTCGTGTCCCATCGATAAAATGCAGCAAAAGCTTACCTAACCGAGATACAGAGACTTCCTCAAAGGATTCTCTCCTTAAAAACCTAGCTAAACCTCTAGCCGTAGCCTCAGTCTCCTCCGCTGCTTCATTCTTTCTGTTCCGAATCTCGAATCTTCCGTCGGTTCTGaccggtggtggaggaggaggagatgggAATTTCGGTGGAtttggtggtggaggtggtggtggagatggAAATGATGGTGGATTTTGGGGGAAATTGTTTTCTCCTTCACCAGCGGTTGCTGATGAAGAACAATCACCGGATTGGGATTCTCATGGTTTACCGGCGAATATCGTTGTGCAATTGAACAAGCTTAGTGGTTTCAAGAAGTATAAGGTATCTGATATTATGTTCTTTGATCGACGGAGACAAACCACTATTGGTACTGAAGATTCCTTCTTCGAGATGGTCTCGATTCGTCCTGGTGGAGTTTACACTAAAGCTCAATTGCAGAAGGAGCTTGAAACCCTAGCTACTTGTGGAATGTTTGAGAAAGTTGATTTGGAAGGGAAAACGAAACCTGATGGAACCCTAGGTGTTACAATCTCGTTTGCTGAGAGTACATGGCAATCTGCTGATAGGTTTAGATGTATTAACGTTGGGTTAATGGTACAGTCGAAACCTATTGAGATGGATTCAGATATGACTGATAAAGAGAAGCTTGAGTATTACAGGAGTTTGGAGAAGGATTACAAGAGGAGAATTGATAGGGCACGGCCTTGTTTGTTGCCTGCACCTGTGTATGGTGAGGTTATGCAGATGTTGAGGGATCAAGGGAAAGTGAGTGCTAGGCTGTTGCAGAGGATTAGGGACCGTGTTCAGAAATGGTATCATGATGAAGGGTATGCTTGTGCTCAAGTTGTGAATTTTGGGAATTTGAATACTAAGGAGGTTGTTTGTGAAGTTGTGGAAGGTGATATAACTCAGCTAGTTATTCAGTTTCAAGATAAGCTTGGTAATGTGGTTGAAGGAAATACTCAAGTTCCTGTGGTGCGCAGGGAATTGCCTAAGCAG CTTCGCCAAGGCTATGTTTTCAACATTGAAGCTGGGAAAAAAGCTCTCAGTAACATCAATTCATTGGGGCTGTTCTCTAACATTGAAGTCAATCCACGCCCAGATGAGAAAAATGAAGGGGGCATTATTGTTGAGATCAAGCTTAAGGAGCTAGAACAGAAGTCAGCTGAAGTCAGTACAGAATGGAGTATTGTTCCTGGGCGTGGAGGAGCTCCCACATTG GCTTCATTCCAGCCAGGTGGTTCTGTTACTTTCGAGCATCGAAACCTCCAGGGTCTTAATAGGTCTCTCATGGGTTCAGTGACCACTAGCAACTTCTTGAATCCTCAG GATGATCTTTCGTTTAAGCTTGAGTATGTGCACCCGTATCTGGATGGTGTTTACAATCCTCGGAACCGAACATTCAAAACAAGCTGCTTCAACAGCCGCAAACTTAGCCCAGTATTCACTGGAGGACCTGGTGTTGAGGAAGTGCCACCAATTTGGGTTGACCGAGCTGGTGTGAAAGCTAATATAACTGAG AACTTCACCCGTCAGAGTAAGTTTACATATGGACTTGTGATGGAGGAGATAACAACCCGAGATGAAAGCAGTCACATTGCTGCAAATGGTCAGAGACTACTACCTAGCGGTGGAATCAGTGCTGATGGACCTCCAACAACTCTCAGTGGTACCGGTGTCGATCGAATGGCTTTTCTACAAGCCAACATCACCCGTGACAATACCAAATTTGTTAATGGGGCAGTTGTTGGACAGAGGACTGTCTTTCAG GTTGATCAGGGATTGGGTATTGGGAGCAAATTCCCGTTCTTCAACCGCCACCAGTTAACCATGACAAAATTCATTCAGTTGCGGGAAGTAGAACAAGGGGCTGGTAAGTCACCACCACCAGTTCTAGTCCTCCATGGGCATTACGGAGGCTGCGTTGGCGACCTTCCAAGCTACGATGCTTTTGTCCTCGGTGGTCCGTACTCTGTCCGTGGCTACAACATGGGAGAGCTCGGTGCTGCTAGAAACATTGCCGAG GTCGGTGCTGAGATCAGAATACCCGTGAAGAACACACATGTCTACGCTTTTGTTGAGCATGGAAATGATTTAGGAAGCTCAAAGGATG
- a CDS encoding low-temperature-induced protein (unknown protein; Has 2631 Blast hits to 1984 proteins in 271 species: Archae - 6; Bacteria - 163; Metazoa - 1232; Fungi - 253; Plants - 141; Viruses - 8; Other Eukaryotes - 828 (source: NCBI BLink).), with amino-acid sequence MSRQLDPVAELESLKTHVDHSGNPSFSTLSQRHQSGEASKRSPSGSPRKENDGEHSHHKKSLFSKMKDKAKKLQHSLSTKKRHDEEGDATMSPFCRSEDHEVREVGYASLSPRDKSKDRKVREEGGEEEEEDPEYLGAPMYESKKAPEELKETARQHPRENPVITETNVLSVLPAKQDAEQEQKDCNGSKTEHPVISEKNVLSDVKQEKPADSDTTTIVTESSEKTRKECTSQQEPISPSKTVTETVTEKLAPGYAKVSDATQAITKKIQDMAFPEPTEREEEVNDVAEINTAGTNQPTGFNTKVWDKGVSMKEYISQKFEPSEDDRELSRVISKAISPRKGSSQTSSFGAATNMAPASNSADNKAPLVANTNEIVEAENHGKILQPN; translated from the exons ATGTCGCGTCAACTAGACCCCGTCGCTGAGCTCGAAAGCTTAAAAACACATGTTGATCATTCTGGAAATCCTAGCTTCTCAACACTTAGCCAGCGTCACCAAT CTGGTGAAGCTTCAAAGCGGTCACCTTCTGGTTcaccaagaaaagaaaatgatggaGAACATTCTCACCATAAGAAATCTTTGTTCTCTAAAATGAAGGATAAGGCGAAAAAACTGCAGCACAGTCTCAGCACCAAGAAGAGAcatgatgaagaaggtgatgCAACCATGTCACCGTTTTGCAGATCCGAAGATCATGAAGTTAGAGAAGTTGGTTATGCGTCATTGTCACCACGTGACAAGTCAAAAGACCGTAAAGTcagagaagaaggaggagaagaagaagaagaagatcctgAATATCTTGGAGCCCCAA TGTATGAATCAAAGAAGGCACCTGAAGAGTTAAAGGAGACAGCAAGGCAGCATCCCCGAGAGAATCCTGTGATCACTGAGACAAATGTCTTGTCTGTTCTCCCAGCCAAACAGGACGctgaacaagaacaaaaagattgTAATGGTTCCAAAACAGAACATCCTGTGATCTCTGAGAAGAATGTTTTATCTGATGTCAAGCAAGAGAAGCCTGCTGATTCTGACACAACAACAATAGTAACAGAATCGTCTGAGAAGACAAGGAAAGAGTGCACGAGCCAGCAGGAACCTATTAGTCCAAGCAAGACAGTAACAGAAACTGTGACAGAGAAGCTAGCACCTGGTTATGCTAAAGTCTCTGACGCAACTCAAGCTATAACTAAGAAGATTCAAGATATGGCTTTTCCAGAACCAACAGAGCGAGAAGAAGAGGTAAATGATGTTGCAGAAATCAACACTGCCGGAACTAACCAGCCCACTGGCTTCAATACCAAG GTATGGGACAAAGGCGTATCAATGAAGGAATACATATCGCAGAAGTTTGAGCCTAGCGAAGACGATAGAGAACTTTCTCGAGTGATATCTAAAGCTATCAGTCCTCGTAAAGGTTCTTCTCAGACTTCTAGTTTTGGTGCAGCCACAAACATGGCACCTGCTTCAAATTCAGCAGACAACAAAGCTCCTCTTGTAGCCAACACAAATGAAA TTGTTGAAGCAGAAAATCATGGAAAGATACTTCAACCAAACTAA
- a CDS encoding Protein kinase superfamily protein (Protein kinase superfamily protein; FUNCTIONS IN: protein serine/threonine kinase activity, protein kinase activity, kinase activity, ATP binding; INVOLVED IN: protein amino acid phosphorylation; LOCATED IN: cellular_component unknown; EXPRESSED IN: stem, root, flower; EXPRESSED DURING: 4 anthesis; CONTAINS InterPro DOMAIN/s: Protein kinase, catalytic domain (InterPro:IPR000719), Serine/threonine-protein kinase-like domain (InterPro:IPR017442), Protein kinase-like domain (InterPro:IPR011009), Serine/threonine-protein kinase, active site (InterPro:IPR008271); BEST Arabidopsis thaliana protein match is: Concanavalin A-like lectin protein kinase family protein (TAIR:AT5G59270.1); Has 106201 Blast hits to 104998 proteins in 3052 species: Archae - 91; Bacteria - 11388; Metazoa - 38798; Fungi - 8833; Plants - 31302; Viruses - 404; Other Eukaryotes - 15385 (source: NCBI BLink).) — MFAGIFLRMGAALRSMYVNSKYEEVREEWEEDYSPQRFSYKALYKATKGFKESELFGTEANGTVYKGKLSSNAQIAVKRVSLDAEQDTKHLVSQIVGIGKLRHKNLVQLLGYCRRKGELLLVYDYMPYGNLDDFLFNEERPNLSWSQRFHIIKGVASALLYLHEQIVLHRDVKAANVLLDEDLNGRLDYGLARFGTNRNPMLGSVGYVAPELIITGMPTTKADVYSFGALLLEFACGRMFIEYPGKPEEFNLISWVCQCWKRGNLVGARDARLEGDYVCKEIEMVLKLGLLCAQYNPEDRPSMSQVVNYLEGNDVLPEMPPDTPGISIPTPYHEVLA; from the coding sequence ATGTTTGCAGGTATATTTCTAAGAATGGGAGCAGCATTAAGATCAATGTATGTGAACAGCAAGTATGAAGAAGTACGAGAAGAATGGGAGGAAGATTACAGTCCTCAGAGGTTTTCTTACAAAGCTCTCTACAAAGCAACCAAAGGGTTCAAAGAGAGCGAGTTATTCGGTACAGAGGCTAACGGGACAGTCTACAAAGGAAAGCTCTCTTCTAATGCACAGATTGCTGTAAAGAGAGTTTCTTTAGATGCAGAACAAGATACCAAACACCTTGTTTCTCAGATTGTTGGTATTGGGAAGTTAAGGCACAAGAACCTTGTGCAGCTCTTAGGATACTGCAGAAGAAAAGGTGAATTACTCTTGGTCTATGATTATATGCCTTATGGAAATCTTGATGATTTCTTGTTTAATGAGGAAAGGCCTAATCTAAGTTGGTCACAAAGGTTTCATATAATCAAAGGAGTTGCTTCAGCTCTTCTTTATTTGCATGAACAGATCGTTCTTCACCGAGATGTAAAAGCCGCAAATGTACTCTTGGATGAGGATTTAAACGGGCGACTAGATTACGGTCTAGCAAGATTTGGTACAAACAGGAACCCAATGCTAGGAAGCGTAGGTTATGTGGCTCCAGAGCTAATAATAACAGGAATGCCGACAACCAAAGCCGATGTTTATTCATTCGGAGCATTACTACTTGAGTTTGCTTGTGGAAGAATGTTCATTGAGTATCCAGGGAAGCCTGAAGAGTTTAACTTAATCAGCTGGGTGTGTCAATGCTGGAAAAGAGGGAACTTGGTTGGCGCCCGAGACGCTAGATTGGAAGGAGACTACGTCTGCAAGGAGATAGAGATGGTACTAAAGCTTGGTCTACTATGTGCACAGTACAATCCAGAGGATAGGCCTAGTATGTCCCAAGTGGTAAACTATCTTGAAGGAAATGATGTTTTGCCTGAGATGCCTCCAGACACTCCTGGGATCAGTATTCCAACACCGTACCATGAAGTTCTTGCGTAG
- a CDS encoding AP2/B3-like transcriptional factor family protein (AP2/B3-like transcriptional factor family protein; FUNCTIONS IN: DNA binding, sequence-specific DNA binding transcription factor activity; INVOLVED IN: regulation of transcription, DNA-dependent; LOCATED IN: cellular_component unknown; EXPRESSED IN: 10 plant structures; EXPRESSED DURING: 6 growth stages; CONTAINS InterPro DOMAIN/s: Transcriptional factor B3 (InterPro:IPR003340); BEST Arabidopsis thaliana protein match is: AP2/B3-like transcriptional factor family protein (TAIR:AT5G60130.2); Has 157 Blast hits to 147 proteins in 12 species: Archae - 0; Bacteria - 0; Metazoa - 0; Fungi - 0; Plants - 157; Viruses - 0; Other Eukaryotes - 0 (source: NCBI BLink).), whose product MEENSSKKKLSETMSIQDTVLKFFRVYIPNQTADDMNLPLVSDKISGKPLPRKVTVKSVSSGNIWRMEMKANGNTVFLRDGWKKIVKDENVTEPIFLEFEFDGYGVFHFCVYEYGSMCKRMRSPMEKEVIKVDSEEDVLVGNEESTKGLEESPRRGGTSRRRAKLKTKSHKIYEHLDNKLNPSFPVDMTQNRTRIPSLLIKDYNLTFPNMVIMRDKIGILKRRIVIWKNRSVYLNGIGSIIRRNHVKPGNEVVFELKMVNGYHGLVHEIKVHIIKA is encoded by the exons ATGGAAGAGAACTCAAGTAAAAAAAAGCTATCGGAAACTATGAGCATACAAGATACAGTTCTGAAGTTTTTCAGAGTTTACATACCAAATCAAACCGCGGATGACATG AATCTACCTTTGGTTTCAGACAAGATCTCAGGGAAGCCTCTTCCTCGGAAGGTAACTGTTAAAAGTGTGTCCTCGGGGAACATTTGGAGGATGGAAATGAAAGCAAACGGTAACACAGTGTTTCTCCGAGACGGGTGGAAGAAAATCGTCAAGGACGAGAATGTGACTGAGCCAATTTTCTTGGAGTTTGAGTTCGATGGTTATGGTGTGTTCCACTTTTGCGTGTACGAGTATGGTTCAATGTGTAAAAGGATGAGATCTCCAATGGAAAAAGAAGTGATTAAAGTGGACAGTGAAGAAGATGTGCTTGTGGGGAATGAAGAGAGCACAAAAGGGCTTGAGGAGTCGCCAAGAAGag GTGGTACAAGTAGAAGACGTGCGAAACTGAAGACTAAGAGTCATAAGATTTATGAACATCTAGACAACAAACTAAACCCGTCGTTTCCGGTTGATATGACTCAAAATAGAACG CGCATACCGTCTTTACTTATAAAGGACTACAACTTGACATTTCCCAACATGGTTATCATGCGTGACAAGATTGGCatattgaagagaagaatcgTGATTTGGAAGAACAGATCCGTGTATCTAAATGGAATCGGTAGTATCATCCGAAGGAATCATGTGAAGCCAGGTAATGAAGTGGTATTCGAACTTAAGATGGTCAATGGTTATCACGGTTTGGTTCACGAAATCAAGGTCCACATTATCAAGGCCTGA
- a CDS encoding AP2/B3-like transcriptional factor family protein (AP2/B3-like transcriptional factor family protein; FUNCTIONS IN: DNA binding, sequence-specific DNA binding transcription factor activity; INVOLVED IN: regulation of transcription, DNA-dependent; LOCATED IN: cellular_component unknown; EXPRESSED IN: 10 plant structures; EXPRESSED DURING: 6 growth stages; CONTAINS InterPro DOMAIN/s: Transcriptional factor B3 (InterPro:IPR003340); BEST Arabidopsis thaliana protein match is: AP2/B3-like transcriptional factor family protein (TAIR:AT5G60130.2); Has 74 Blast hits to 71 proteins in 5 species: Archae - 0; Bacteria - 0; Metazoa - 0; Fungi - 0; Plants - 74; Viruses - 0; Other Eukaryotes - 0 (source: NCBI BLink).) has product MEMKANGNTVFLRDGWKKIVKDENVTEPIFLEFEFDGYGVFHFCVYEYGSMCKRMRSPMEKEVIKVDSEEDVLVGNEESTKGLEESPRRGGTSRRRAKLKTKSHKIYEHLDNKLNPSFPVDMTQNRTRIPSLLIKDYNLTFPNMVIMRDKIGILKRRIVIWKNRSVYLNGIGSIIRRNHVKPGNEVVFELKMVNGYHGLVHEIKVHIIKA; this is encoded by the exons ATGGAAATGAAAGCAAACGGTAACACAGTGTTTCTCCGAGACGGGTGGAAGAAAATCGTCAAGGACGAGAATGTGACTGAGCCAATTTTCTTGGAGTTTGAGTTCGATGGTTATGGTGTGTTCCACTTTTGCGTGTACGAGTATGGTTCAATGTGTAAAAGGATGAGATCTCCAATGGAAAAAGAAGTGATTAAAGTGGACAGTGAAGAAGATGTGCTTGTGGGGAATGAAGAGAGCACAAAAGGGCTTGAGGAGTCGCCAAGAAGag GTGGTACAAGTAGAAGACGTGCGAAACTGAAGACTAAGAGTCATAAGATTTATGAACATCTAGACAACAAACTAAACCCGTCGTTTCCGGTTGATATGACTCAAAATAGAACG CGCATACCGTCTTTACTTATAAAGGACTACAACTTGACATTTCCCAACATGGTTATCATGCGTGACAAGATTGGCatattgaagagaagaatcgTGATTTGGAAGAACAGATCCGTGTATCTAAATGGAATCGGTAGTATCATCCGAAGGAATCATGTGAAGCCAGGTAATGAAGTGGTATTCGAACTTAAGATGGTCAATGGTTATCACGGTTTGGTTCACGAAATCAAGGTCCACATTATCAAGGCCTGA
- the PTAC16 gene encoding plastid transcriptionally active 16 (plastid transcriptionally active 16 (PTAC16); FUNCTIONS IN: binding, catalytic activity; INVOLVED IN: metabolic process; LOCATED IN: in 6 components; EXPRESSED IN: 21 plant structures; EXPRESSED DURING: 14 growth stages; CONTAINS InterPro DOMAIN/s: NAD(P)-binding domain (InterPro:IPR016040), NmrA-like (InterPro:IPR008030); BEST Arabidopsis thaliana protein match is: NAD(P)-binding Rossmann-fold superfamily protein (TAIR:AT3G18890.1); Has 1243 Blast hits to 1093 proteins in 359 species: Archae - 5; Bacteria - 555; Metazoa - 73; Fungi - 75; Plants - 168; Viruses - 22; Other Eukaryotes - 345 (source: NCBI BLink).) translates to MASSSTSFPLTTAPPQGVRFNRRKPRLTVWAKQTAFQLGKTKGDDDSEGKQKGKNPFQFDFGKLPDMKSLIPVVTNPSTGLVFGNNRKKDPGTIFVAGATGQAGIRIAQTLLQRGFSVRAGVPDLGAAQDLARVAATYKILSNDEVKRLNAVQSPFQDAESIAKAIGNATKVVVTVGATENGPDAQVSTSDALLVVQAAELAGVSHVAIVYDGTISGSTYNVLDGITSFFGNLFAKSQPLTISDLIEKVAQTDVAYTLIKTSLTEDFSPEKAYNVVVSAEGSNSGSGSSSSEAYKVPKLKIASLVADIFANTAVAENKVVEVSTDPSAPSRPVDELFSVIPEDGRRKVYADAIARERAEEEAKVAADKAREAAEAAKEFEKQMQKLSEKEAEAASLAEDAQQKADAVGVTVDGLFNKAKDISSGLSWNKLGSQFATAIQNASETPKVQVATVRGQAKARNLPPKKAVVKQRPSSPFASKPKEERPKKPEKEVRKVFGGLFKQETIYIDDD, encoded by the exons ATGGCTTCAAGTTCAACTTCATTCCCGTTAACCACCGCGCCACCGCAGGGTGTCAGGTTTAACCGGAGAAAACCGAGGTTAACCGTGTGGGCTAAGCAAACGGCGTTTCAACTCGGGAAAACGAAGGGTGATGATGACTCGGAGGGGAAACAAAAAGGGAAGAACCCGTTCCAGTTTGATTTCGGTAAGTTACCGGACATGAAGTCACTGATACCGGTTGTGACGAATCCTTCTACCGGTTTAGTGTTTGGTAATAACAGAAAGAAAGATCCTGGTACTATTTTTGTGGCTGGTGCTACGGGACAAGCTGGTATACGCATAGCTCAAACGCTCTTACAACGAGGATTCAGTGTTCGAGCCGGTGTTCCTGACCTTGGAGCTGCCCAGGACCTAGCTCGTGTCGCGGCTACTTACAAG ATTTTATCAAATGATGAAGTCAAGAGGCTAAACGCAGTTCAATCCCCCTTCCAAGACGCTGAATCAATAGCAAAAGCGATTGGAAACGCAACCAAAGTTGTTGTTACGGTCGGGGCAACAGAGAATGGTCCGGACGCCCAAGTTTCGACCTCAGACGCATTGCTCGTGGTCCAAGCAGCTGAGCTAGCCGGCGTAAGCCACGTGGCGATAGTCTACGACGGCACCATCAGCGGGTCCACATACAACGTGCTCGACGGGATTACTTCGTTTTTCGGCAATCTTTTCGCAAAATCTCAGCCATTGACTATCTCTGACCTCATCGAGAAAGTAGCTCAAACCGACGTGGCCTACACACTCATAAAGACGAGTTTGACGGAGGATTTCTCTCCGGAGAAAGCTTATAACGTCGTCGTTTCAGCTGAAGGGAGTAACAGCGGCAGTGGCAGTAGTTCGTCCGAGGCCTACAAA GTTCCGAAGTTGAAGATTGCGTCGCTGGTTGCAGACATTTTTGCGAATACGGCCGTGGCAGAAAATAAG GTGGTGGAAGTTTCTACAGATCCATCAGCACCATCGCGGCCAGTGGACGAGCTTTTCAG TGTAATCCCGGAAGATGGGAGGAGAAAAGTGTACGCAGATGCGATCGCAAGGGAAagagcagaggaagaagctaAAGTTGCAGCTGACAAAGCTCGAGAGGCAGCAGAAGCAGCGAAAGAGTTTGAGAAGCAAATGCAAAAGCTCTCTgagaaagaagcagaagctGCAAGCTTAGCTGAGGATGCGCAGCAGAAAGCAGATGCCGTGGGAGTCACAGTGGACGGTTTATTTAACAAGGCGAAAGATATCAGCTCAGGTCTCTCCTGGAATAAACTCGGCTCTCAGTTCGCAACTGCGATTCAGAACGCTTCAGAGACGCCTAAAGTACAGGTTGCTACGGTCAGAGGACAAGCAAAAGCGAGAAACTTGCCACCCAAGAAAGCAGTGGTGAAGCAGAGACCATCATCTCCGTTTGCATCCAAACCGAAAGAAGAACGTCCGAAGAAGCCGGAGAAAGAGGTGAGGAAAGTGTTCGGAGGATTGTTTAAGCAAGAGACCATCTACATCGACGATGATTGA